The proteins below come from a single Oscillospiraceae bacterium genomic window:
- a CDS encoding DUF4867 family protein, producing MKIYSVNDPEFKPYGRVVTGLEAAKAEILAALATTPLPAATDYVAEDERLQELPAAVEVSEHLFGGMPCQLGWCNGHNTYLNCLEYHRDSEFNLGTEDFVLLLARMEDIEDGKLDTAKVKAFRAPAGTLVEVYATTLHYAPCHVDADKGFRVLVALPKGTNTAKPDIQNNGGDDPLLWACNKWLLAHAESTEAKAGAYVGLVGENIHI from the coding sequence ATGAAGATCTATTCGGTAAATGACCCGGAATTCAAGCCCTACGGCCGTGTTGTGACCGGGCTGGAGGCCGCCAAGGCCGAGATACTGGCCGCGCTGGCAACCACCCCGCTGCCCGCCGCAACGGATTATGTTGCAGAGGACGAGCGCCTGCAGGAGCTGCCCGCCGCCGTGGAGGTGTCGGAGCATCTGTTCGGCGGCATGCCCTGCCAGCTGGGCTGGTGCAACGGCCACAATACCTACTTAAACTGTCTGGAATATCACCGCGACAGCGAGTTCAACCTCGGCACCGAGGATTTCGTCCTGCTGCTGGCCCGGATGGAGGACATCGAGGACGGCAAGCTTGACACCGCCAAGGTCAAAGCCTTCCGCGCCCCGGCCGGCACGCTGGTCGAGGTCTACGCCACGACCCTGCACTACGCGCCCTGCCATGTCGATGCCGACAAGGGCTTCCGCGTGCTGGTCGCGCTGCCCAAGGGCACAAACACCGCCAAGCCGGACATCCAGAACAACGGCGGCGATGACCCGCTGCTGTGGGCCTGCAACAAATGGCTGCTCGCCCACGCCGAAAGCACCGAGGCCAAAGCCGGTGCCTATGTCGGGCTGGTCGGGGAGAATATCCATATCTGA
- a CDS encoding ROK family protein: MSTIYLGVDIGGTAVKLGLVDETGRVLRRAERSVSFDGYKTPIIETVQRAIRDFLAEDAPKLAGIGVSATGQIDSRRGVVAGTCGNFPGWIGVDIKGTLERAFGLPVTVANDANCMLLGEVWAGAAKGCTDVVGVTLGTGVGGGILTGGRLLEGARGLGGELGHFRLHALDGVACTCGAIGCYERYAATTALVRDAQRMGLDAPDGRAIFEAAAAGDARTQAVLNHWINEIAQGLAGLVHIFNPQLILIGGGVSAQQALLIDPLAEKVRASVMPAFAEGLEVKAAALQNDAGLVGAVYYFREMHER; this comes from the coding sequence ATGAGTACAATCTATCTGGGCGTTGACATCGGCGGCACGGCGGTCAAGCTGGGCCTTGTCGATGAGACCGGCCGCGTGCTGCGCCGCGCTGAGCGCAGTGTCAGCTTTGACGGCTATAAGACGCCGATTATTGAAACGGTGCAGCGTGCGATCCGTGATTTTCTGGCCGAGGACGCACCGAAGCTTGCGGGCATCGGCGTGTCCGCCACCGGGCAGATCGACAGCCGCCGCGGCGTGGTCGCGGGGACCTGCGGCAATTTCCCGGGGTGGATCGGCGTTGACATAAAGGGCACGCTGGAGCGTGCCTTCGGCCTGCCGGTGACGGTGGCCAACGATGCCAACTGTATGCTGCTGGGTGAGGTATGGGCCGGTGCGGCCAAGGGCTGCACCGATGTTGTCGGTGTGACGCTGGGCACGGGTGTCGGCGGGGGAATCCTGACCGGCGGCCGTCTGCTCGAGGGTGCGCGGGGCCTTGGCGGTGAGCTGGGGCATTTCCGGCTGCACGCGCTGGACGGCGTGGCCTGCACCTGCGGTGCCATCGGCTGCTATGAGCGGTACGCCGCCACGACCGCGCTGGTGCGCGATGCGCAGCGGATGGGGCTGGACGCCCCGGACGGCCGCGCCATCTTTGAGGCGGCTGCGGCCGGTGACGCCCGCACACAGGCCGTGCTGAACCACTGGATCAACGAGATCGCACAGGGCCTTGCCGGGCTGGTGCATATCTTCAACCCGCAGCTGATTTTGATCGGCGGCGGCGTCAGCGCGCAGCAGGCGCTGCTGATCGACCCGCTGGCTGAAAAGGTGCGCGCCAGCGTTATGCCTGCTTTTGCCGAGGGGCTGGAGGTCAAGGCCGCCGCCCTGCAGAATGACGCCGGTCTGGTCGGCGCGGTGTATTATTTCAGGGAGATGCACGAAAGATAA
- a CDS encoding fucose isomerase: MKSTNIPEVKLGIIAVSRDCFPIALSEKRRAAIAAACQTKGVALYECKTTVENEHDMQKAVAEVTEAGCNALTVFLGNFGPETPETLIAKFFDGPCMFVAAAEGDGDMINGRGDAYCGMLNCSYNLGMRHLKGYIPEYPVGTAEEIADKMAEFVPIARTILGVRDLKIITFGPRPQDFFACNAPIKGLYELGVEIEENSELDLLVSYKEHANDPRIEEVCKDMAAEMGEGHYYPDLLARMAQFELTLLDWAENHKGSKKYVAFADKCWPAFPSQFGFEPCYVNSRLVSRGIPVSCEVDIYGALSEYIGICASGDTVTLLDINNSVPKYIYDEDISGKFDYKLTDTFMGFHCGNTPACKMCGDRAVKYQLIQHRLLEPVGSDPDFTRGTLEGDIAPSDITFYRLQCDSEGQLRAYIAEGEILPVATRSFGGIAIFAIPEMGRFYRHVLIQKRYPHHGAVAFGHYGKTLFEVLKFFGIADIAYNQPKSLPYPTENPFA; encoded by the coding sequence ATGAAATCCACCAACATTCCTGAGGTCAAGCTCGGCATTATCGCCGTCAGCCGTGACTGCTTTCCTATCGCACTGAGCGAAAAGCGCCGCGCTGCCATTGCGGCCGCCTGCCAGACAAAGGGCGTTGCCCTCTACGAGTGCAAGACCACCGTGGAAAACGAGCATGACATGCAGAAGGCCGTTGCCGAGGTGACCGAGGCCGGCTGCAACGCGCTGACCGTCTTTTTGGGCAACTTCGGCCCTGAGACCCCCGAGACCCTGATCGCCAAGTTCTTCGATGGCCCCTGCATGTTCGTGGCCGCTGCCGAGGGTGACGGCGACATGATCAACGGCCGCGGCGATGCCTACTGCGGTATGCTGAACTGCTCCTACAACCTCGGTATGCGCCACCTCAAGGGCTATATTCCCGAGTATCCCGTCGGCACCGCCGAGGAGATCGCCGACAAGATGGCCGAGTTCGTCCCCATCGCCCGCACCATTCTGGGCGTCCGCGACCTGAAGATCATTACCTTCGGCCCCCGCCCGCAGGACTTCTTTGCCTGCAACGCCCCCATCAAGGGCCTGTATGAGCTGGGTGTTGAGATCGAGGAGAACTCCGAGCTGGACCTGCTCGTCTCCTACAAAGAGCATGCCAATGACCCCCGCATCGAGGAGGTCTGCAAGGACATGGCTGCCGAGATGGGCGAGGGCCATTACTACCCCGACCTGCTGGCCCGCATGGCACAGTTTGAGCTGACCCTGCTCGACTGGGCCGAGAACCACAAGGGCAGCAAAAAGTATGTTGCCTTTGCCGACAAGTGCTGGCCCGCCTTCCCCTCCCAGTTCGGCTTTGAGCCCTGCTATGTCAACTCCCGCCTTGTCAGCCGCGGCATCCCCGTCTCCTGCGAGGTCGATATCTACGGCGCTCTGTCCGAGTACATCGGCATCTGCGCCTCTGGCGACACCGTCACCCTGCTGGATATCAACAACAGCGTGCCGAAGTACATCTATGACGAGGACATCAGCGGCAAGTTTGACTACAAGCTGACTGACACCTTCATGGGCTTCCACTGCGGCAACACCCCCGCCTGCAAGATGTGCGGCGACCGCGCCGTCAAGTACCAGCTGATCCAGCACCGTCTGCTGGAGCCGGTCGGCAGCGATCCCGACTTTACCCGCGGCACGCTGGAGGGCGACATTGCCCCCTCTGACATCACCTTCTACCGCCTGCAGTGCGACAGCGAGGGCCAGCTCCGCGCCTACATCGCTGAGGGCGAGATCCTGCCCGTGGCTACCCGGTCCTTCGGCGGTATTGCCATCTTTGCGATCCCCGAGATGGGCCGCTTCTACCGCCATGTGCTTATCCAGAAGCGCTACCCGCACCACGGCGCGGTTGCCTTCGGCCACTATGGCAAGACCCTGTTTGAGGTGCTGAAGTTCTTCGGCATCGCGGACATTGCCTACAACCAGCCCAAGAGCCTGCCCTATCCCACCGAGAATCCGTTTGCCTGA
- the xylB gene encoding xylulokinase, which yields MYYIGIDLGTSAVKLLLMDETGRIDNIVSREYGIAFPHPGWSEQEPADWWDAVCDGIPALLQGFDASLVKGIGAGGQMHGLVVLDKDDKVIRPCILWNDGRTQKQVDYLNNEIGKDKLSRYTANIAFAGFTAPKLLWLRDNEPENFARIEKIMLPKDYINYRLTGVHCTDYSDASGMLLLDVEHKCWSREMLNLCGVREAQLPKLFESWQPVGTLTAEAAAGLGLPADVIVCAGAGDNAAAAVGCGAVGGGRCNISLGTSGTVFITSDAFGVDSRNALHSFAHADGGYHLMGCILSAASCNKWWNEEILHTQNFAAEQAPITPDKLGANDVYFLPYLMGERSPHNDPAARGAFLGLRMDTPRAALTQAVLEGVAFAIRDCVEIARAQGVEIAASTLCGGGAKSPLWREILANVLGIPLTLPQTEQGPGYGGAMLAAVACGAYPSVQACADALVHAKSTTEPDPAIVEKYNARYALWHTLYPALKASYAAMEALQ from the coding sequence ATGTATTACATCGGCATTGATCTGGGCACCTCCGCCGTCAAGCTGCTGCTGATGGACGAGACCGGCCGGATCGACAACATCGTCAGCCGTGAGTACGGCATTGCCTTCCCTCACCCCGGCTGGAGCGAGCAGGAGCCTGCCGATTGGTGGGACGCCGTCTGTGACGGTATCCCCGCGCTGCTGCAGGGCTTCGATGCCTCTCTGGTCAAGGGCATCGGCGCAGGCGGCCAGATGCACGGCCTTGTCGTTCTGGATAAAGATGACAAAGTCATCCGCCCCTGCATCCTGTGGAATGACGGCCGCACCCAGAAGCAGGTCGATTACCTGAACAACGAGATCGGCAAGGACAAGCTGAGCCGTTACACCGCCAACATCGCGTTTGCCGGCTTCACCGCGCCCAAGCTGCTCTGGCTGCGCGACAACGAGCCGGAGAACTTCGCCCGCATCGAGAAGATCATGCTGCCAAAGGACTATATCAACTACAGGCTGACCGGTGTCCACTGCACCGACTACTCCGATGCCTCCGGCATGCTGCTGCTCGATGTCGAGCATAAATGCTGGAGCCGCGAGATGCTAAACCTCTGCGGCGTGCGCGAGGCGCAGCTGCCCAAGCTTTTTGAAAGCTGGCAGCCTGTCGGCACCCTGACCGCCGAGGCCGCCGCCGGGCTCGGTCTGCCGGCCGATGTCATCGTCTGCGCCGGCGCGGGCGACAACGCCGCTGCGGCAGTCGGCTGCGGCGCGGTGGGCGGCGGCAGGTGTAACATCTCGCTGGGCACCTCCGGCACCGTCTTTATCACAAGCGACGCCTTCGGCGTTGACAGCCGCAACGCCCTGCACAGCTTTGCCCACGCGGACGGCGGCTACCACCTGATGGGCTGCATCCTCTCCGCCGCAAGCTGCAACAAGTGGTGGAATGAGGAGATCCTGCACACGCAGAACTTTGCCGCCGAGCAGGCCCCCATCACCCCCGATAAGCTGGGCGCGAATGATGTCTACTTCCTGCCCTACCTGATGGGCGAGCGCAGCCCCCACAACGACCCCGCCGCCCGCGGTGCCTTCCTCGGCCTGCGGATGGACACCCCGCGCGCCGCCCTGACACAGGCCGTGCTGGAGGGCGTGGCCTTTGCGATCCGCGACTGTGTGGAGATCGCCCGTGCGCAGGGCGTTGAGATCGCCGCCAGCACCCTCTGCGGCGGCGGTGCCAAAAGCCCGCTCTGGCGCGAAATTTTGGCCAATGTGCTGGGCATCCCCCTGACGCTGCCCCAGACCGAGCAGGGCCCCGGCTACGGCGGCGCCATGCTGGCGGCCGTTGCCTGCGGGGCATATCCCAGCGTGCAGGCCTGTGCCGATGCGCTGGTACACGCCAAAAGCACGACCGAGCCTGACCCCGCAATCGTAGAAAAATACAACGCGCGCTATGCCCTGTGGCATACGCTTTATCCCGCACTGAAGGCGTCCTACGCCGCAATGGAGGCACTGCAATGA
- a CDS encoding N-acetylmannosamine-6-phosphate 2-epimerase — MTHEQIFNQIKGGLIVSCQALEHEPLYTKEGGVMPLMAKAAAQSGAVGIRANTVRDITQIKAVVDLPIIGIIKKDYPGTPMYITVTMKEVDELVACGVDILAVQGTGALRPDGQTSADFIRAVKEKYPDQLVMADCDNIENAMACAAAGADFIGTTMRGYTPETKGIDDVDFGFIAQLARECPARIIAEGHIHTPEQAVQALYAGAFALVVGGAITRPAEITARYTAAIKNHK, encoded by the coding sequence ATGACCCACGAACAAATTTTCAACCAAATCAAGGGCGGTCTTATCGTGTCCTGCCAGGCGCTGGAGCATGAGCCGCTGTACACGAAGGAGGGCGGCGTTATGCCGCTGATGGCAAAGGCCGCCGCCCAGTCCGGCGCGGTGGGCATCCGCGCCAACACCGTGCGTGACATCACCCAGATCAAGGCGGTCGTTGACCTGCCGATCATCGGCATCATCAAAAAGGATTACCCCGGCACGCCGATGTACATCACCGTCACGATGAAGGAGGTCGATGAGCTGGTTGCCTGCGGCGTGGATATTCTGGCCGTGCAGGGCACCGGTGCATTGCGCCCGGACGGGCAGACGAGCGCGGACTTTATCCGCGCCGTCAAGGAAAAATACCCCGACCAGCTTGTCATGGCCGACTGCGACAACATCGAGAACGCCATGGCGTGCGCGGCGGCCGGTGCGGACTTTATCGGCACGACGATGCGCGGCTACACGCCGGAGACGAAGGGCATCGATGACGTCGACTTCGGCTTCATTGCACAGCTGGCGCGCGAATGCCCGGCCAGAATCATCGCCGAGGGGCATATCCACACGCCGGAGCAGGCCGTGCAGGCACTCTACGCCGGTGCGTTTGCGCTGGTCGTAGGCGGTGCGATCACCCGCCCTGCCGAGATCACAGCCCGCTACACCGCCGCCATCAAAAACCACAAATAA